The Pan paniscus chromosome 3, NHGRI_mPanPan1-v2.0_pri, whole genome shotgun sequence genome includes a window with the following:
- the MRFAP1L2 gene encoding LOW QUALITY PROTEIN: MORF4 family associated protein 1 like 2 (The sequence of the model RefSeq protein was modified relative to this genomic sequence to represent the inferred CDS: substituted 1 base at 1 genomic stop codon) produces the protein MAPARYGTPPETPVGAWQPGAAVKGASRRPRGGWQREGHLVPYLQTLFSCLTWTRTRREPRKDPGGPAPRVGGEDLASLECERARAHXRAHRELLEIQSLLDAIKSEMEAEEQGARAPAPSPRAEAEDLVARLCAEAERKAAEAARMGRRIVELHQRIAGCECCQAGGAARGGAETGGEFPTWKALGRQGGVRRAVPRSPPRFTLFT, from the exons ATGGCGCCTGCACGATACGGGACCCCGCCCGAGACCCCCGTGGGCGCGTGGCAACCTGGAGCTGCCGTGAAAGGAGCTTCGAGGAGGCCCCGCGGCGGCTGGCAGCGGGAAGGCCATTTGG TTCCCtacctccagaccctattctcctgcctgacGTGGACACGGACCAGGCGAGAGCCCCGCAAAGACCCAGGTGGCCCCGCGCCCCGCGTGGGCGGCGAGGACCTGGCCTCCCTGGAGTGCGAGCGTGCCCGGGCGCACTAGCGGGCCCACAGGGAGCTGCTGGAGATCCAGAGCCTGCTCGACGCCATCAAGAGCGAGATGGAGGCGGAGGAGCAGGGCGCCCGGGCCCCAGCACCCAGCCCGCGCGCGGAGGCGGAGGATCTGGTGGCCAGGCTGTGCGCCGAGGCGGAGAGGAAGGCCGCGGAGGCAGCGCGGATGGGCAGGCGGATAGTGGAGCTGCACCAACGGATCGCCGGCTGCGAGTGCTGCCAAGCCGGCGGGGCAGCGCGGGGTGGAGCTGAGACCGGCGGGGAGTTTCCCACGTGGAAGGCgctgggcaggcagggaggggtgcGTAGAGCCGTGCCACGCTCTCCGCCAAGGTTTACTCTTTTTACGtag